The following coding sequences lie in one Portunus trituberculatus isolate SZX2019 chromosome 26, ASM1759143v1, whole genome shotgun sequence genomic window:
- the LOC123509194 gene encoding very-long-chain 3-oxoacyl-CoA reductase-like, whose amino-acid sequence MWEAVGKAAVAVVVARVLWSLIKGIYGCFLASIIGLSVNLKKTGEWAVVSVSTDGIGKAYVFELARQGFKVVLVSRTPYKLQNVAAEVSTKYKAETKIIDVDFTQTNIYERLERELAGLDIGVLVNNVGMSYEFPEYFLEVDGCAKMCENLINCNIRSLTEMTRIVLPGMVERGRGLVLNLSSLSSTIPAPLLAVYGASKSYVRSFSESICEEVASRGVTVQCLVPGFVVSNMSRIRRPSLMVPSAAAYVRMSLRTAGVEKQTAGYFMHKFQTYFIELARSYLPGCVLTSIVASQLKGFRTRAHKKRMAAKSE is encoded by the exons ATGTGGGAGGCTGTGGGGAAggctgctgtggctgtggtggtggccagGGTGCTGTGGTCGCTAATTAAAGGGATATATGGCTGTTTTTTAGCCTCCATTATAGGGCTGTCTGTTAACCTCAAGAAAACTGGAGAATgggcag tagtgtctgtct CAACGGATGGCATTGGGAAGGCTTATGTGtttgag ctggCCCGGCAAGGTTTCAAGGTCGTCTTAGTCAGCAGAACTCCTTATAAACTTCAAAATGTCGCTGCTGAAgtca GCACCAAATATAAGGCAGAAACGAAGATAATTGATGTGGACTTCACCCAAACGAACATTTACGAGCGACTTGAGCGAGAGCTGGCTGGGCTGGACATTGGAGTGCTGGTGAACAATGTCGGCATGAGTTACGAGTTTCCCGAGTACTTCCTGGAGGTGGACGGCTGTGCTAA aatGTGCGAGAACCTCATTAACTGCAACATTCGCTCTCTCACTGAGATGACGAGGATTGTTCTGCCCGGAATggtggagaggggaagagggctgGTATtgaacctctcctctctctcctccaccatccCTGCCCCCCTCCTGGCTGTCTATGGGGCctctaag TCGTATGTCCGTAGCTTCAGCGAGAGCATCTGTGAAGAGGTGGCCAGCCGGGGGGTGACCGTACAGTGCTTGGTGCCCGGGTTTGTGGTGTCCAACATGTCCAGAATTCGCCGCCCTTCGCTGATGGTCCCCTCGGCTGCTGCGTATGTACGAATGTCACTCAGAACAGCTGGGGTGGAGAAACAGACAGCTGGTTACTTCATGCATAAattccag ACGTACTTCATAGAGCTGGCCCGATCGTACCTGCCAGGGTGTGTGCTGACCTCCATAGTGGCCAGCCAGCTCAAAGGTTTCCGGACCAGAGCTCACAAGAAGAGGATGGCCGCCAAGAGTGAataa